From bacterium:
CACTCGAGCTAAATTTCAAATGGGTAGGTAACCGGAAAGTTCTCGATCAACTAAATTCATCCTGGTACACCTCAAATCCAAACGATGCACCAATGAACCCACGCCTGATCGGTAAACCCGGCGTTGGTAAAACAGCACTAGCCTACAGCGCCGCAAAACTTCTCGACCTACCAGTCTACTTCTTCCAGGCCACATCCGACACTCTACCAAATGACGTACTAATTAACCCAGTTGTTATCGAAACTGGAGCCGGTCAGTCACGCATTGAATACATCGCCAGCACCTTAATCACCGCCATGCTCGTCGGTGGCGTAGTCGTTCTCGATGAAGGTAACCGCATGCAAGAAAAAGCTTGGGCCTCACTTGCACCACTACTCGATTCACGACGCTACATCGAATCCGTTAACCCAGGCCTAGTAATTCACGCTCATCCAAAATTTCGCTTCGTCTCCACAATGAACGAAGATGCAAGTTGCTTTGAACTTCCTGAATACATTAAATCGCGCTTGCAACCACAAATTCAAATCGATTTTCCAGACCGCGCCGAAGAACGAAAAATTCTCGAACAAAACTTACCCTTTACCCAACCAATCATCCTCGACTACGTGGCCGACTTCCTTGAACTCGCTCATAAAGAAGATGAAAAATTCAGCGTCCGCGAAGGTATCCACATCGCTCACTACGC
This genomic window contains:
- a CDS encoding AAA family ATPase, with the translated sequence MAAKEKREVNAAELKIEGSGAQRHVEIDGIKIRLARPLELNFKWVGNRKVLDQLNSSWYTSNPNDAPMNPRLIGKPGVGKTALAYSAAKLLDLPVYFFQATSDTLPNDVLINPVVIETGAGQSRIEYIASTLITAMLVGGVVVLDEGNRMQEKAWASLAPLLDSRRYIESVNPGLVIHAHPKFRFVSTMNEDASCFELPEYIKSRLQPQIQIDFPDRAEERKILEQNLPFTQPIILDYVADFLELAHKEDEKFSVREGIHIAHYAGKIFEYEADSGRTIDPGEAVVLAVEQVLGVRQSRFIKRVLWNEKEAA